The Candidatus Tumulicola sp. region GCACCGAGCGGCACGAATCCCGGCGCATCGACAATCAGTTGCGCGGACGCTCCGGCCGGCAAGGCGATCCCGGCTCGACCCGTTTCTACATTTCGCTGGAAGACGAAGTGATGCGCCTGTTCGGAGGCGAGCGCATGACGTCGATCATGGATCGCGTCGGCTTCACCGACGAGCAGCCGATCGAGTCGGGTCTGGTTAGCAAGTCGATCGAGCGTGCGCAGAAGAAGGTCGAGAACCACAACTACGAGATTCGTAAGCACGTCCTCGAGTACGACGACGTGATGAACAAGCAGCGCGCGATTATCTATCGCGATCGCCGCGATATTCTCGAGGGTAAATTCGATTCGCGCTCGTTCATGACGCAGACGGTGTCGGCTAAGGTCGACGAAGCGCTCGAACAAAACGCACCGGAGAACGTGCATCCGAGCGAATGGGATTTCGCCGAGATGCTCGAGCAGTTGGAACTCATCTTCCCGATCAAGCAGTCGCTGTCCGTCGCGGACCTTGAGAGTAAAGACCGTGAAGAAGTGCGTCGTATGCTGCACGAAAAAGCGCAGGAGGCGTACGAGGCTAAAGAGACCGAGGTAACGCCGGAAATCTTACGCGTGGTCGAGCAGCGTTATTTGCTGCTGCCGATCATCGACCGCCAGTGGGTCGACCACTTATATGTGATGGATCACCTAAAGACGGGCATCGGGCTGCGTGGATACGGTCAAAAAGATCCGCGCGTGGAGTACGAAAAAGAAGCCTTCGAAGTTTTCGAATCGCTGAAGAACAATATCGCCGATGAGGCAGTCAAAGGCGTGTTCCGCGTAGTGATCGAGCACGGTCCGGCTCCGCAACAGCAAGTTCCGCAGTACGAAGCGATTCCGACCGGAGAGATGATTCCTCAGCCGTCTGCGGAGCCGCACGAGCCGCAAAGTCGTCTGTCGCGACAAGAGGCAGAACAGCTACTCGGACCGATGCCCGGCTCGGATCGTCCGGTGCAACAACTGCACACGAATAAAGACGACGAGTCGCCTGCGAAACCGCAACAACGCGAGGCGCCCAAAGTCGGCCGCAATGAAATGTGCCCGTGCGGCAGCGGTAAAAAATTCAAGAAGTGCCACGGGGCCGCAGCGTAACGGGCATAGGGGAACGGACCTAAAACCGGGCCCCTCTCCGGCGCTCGTCCGCGTCGGCGATCGTCGAAAAAGCCCGTAAAATAAGGTGTTTCTACATATCGCGCCATCGGCCAACCTCGCGCGCGGCGCGTGCAAACTTTGCAATCGCGTTTGCAAAAGTCGGGATGCGTCGAAAACGCTATATAAGATAACGCTTTTCGCACAGTCCGGACATGCATGCTCCATGTGCGATGCATCGGGCGCTGCGACTTGCCCCGCTACCATCCTCAAGCGCAATGCGAATCCAGCTGCGGTGTAAGTGCCGCGGCCATTGTTTCGGCCATTACTGTGCTTGTGGTCAGACCTTGAGCGCTTCTTCGGCCGCTTGATCTTCCGACCACGCTGCACCTTCGGCCGCGAGCTTTCCTATCTCGGCTTCGCTCAGCTGCTCGTGCAATGCGGCCATGAGCTTCTCGTAGCCCCACGTCTCCGTGGCCTCGCGTTCGTACCGCAGCTCGTTGAACTGCACGTTGACGTAGCCGATGAGCCGCGCTGCATCGTTCACTTCTCCACGCAGCGCCAAGAGCAGCCCGATATGCTGCAGCGCGATCGCGATGTAGAACGTATTCTGTGCTTGTCGCGCCCAGCGCAGCCCCTCGCGAGCACTCTCGCGCGCTCTATCCACGTCTCCCAGCGCAATGCTATAGGCAGCGACGTTGCTATGGTCAACCGCTAAGGTCAGCGCGTGCTTTCCACGCGAGTCGATCTCAAGGGCCTCGCCTGCCAGCTGCAGCGCCTCCTCGACTCGACCGCGTGAAAACTCCAGCTCCGCGAGATTTCCCAGCACCACAGCTGCCCCGGCCTCGTCTCCGTAGGCCTTGTATGCCGCCAGCGCCTGCGCGAACGACTCACGCGCCGCGACATCACCGCGAGCCTCCTGGATTCCCGCTTGGATGTTCAGGCAATGAGCTATTCCCGATTTATGTCCTAACGAGTGCATCGCCGCAAGCGCGCGTGCGTTCACGTCACTCGCCTCTTCAAGTTGACCCATTTGATAGAGACTGTGCGCAAGACTATTGAGCGCCCGAGCCTGCCCCTTCTCGTCGCCCACTGACTGGTACAGCGCGACGGCGCGTTGCGCACAGTCGTGTGCGCGCTCGCCGTATGAAATATTACCGAGCGCAAGCCACAGCCGGGCCGCCACCTGTGGGTGCATCGATTCGTCAAGGCCCGCTTGCGCAAGGCCAATCCAATAGCGCCCCTCCACCGTGAGTCCACCAGCAAACCAAAGCGGGTACAGCGTTCCGGCCACGGCACCACCCAGCGTCAGGTCGTGCCCGTCTTTCAGCGCCCACTCCAACACGGCGCGGTAGTTGTCCAGTTCCAGTTCCACGCTCACCAGCCACGCCGCCGTCGAGCCGGTGCCCCAACGTTCGCCGGCTTCTTGCGCCGGGTCACGAAAATACTCTGCGTGACGGCGAGCCAGCCGTTCGTGTTCGCCGGCTGCGGTGAGCTTCTCCAGCGCATAGGCACGCGTGCTTTCCAGCAACGAGTAGCGTTCTTGCTGGCCGGCGGTATCGGCCACGACCAACGACTTGTCGGTCAGCGATGAGACCAGGTCTAAAATGTCAATCTCATCGAGGTCCTCGCCACTGCACACCGCGGCAGCCGCATCCAGGCTGAACCCGCCGGCGAAGATGCCGATGCGATCGAACAGCATCTGCTCCTGGGCAGTGAGCAGATCGTAGCTCCAGTCGATGAGTGCGCGCAGCGTCTGCTGGCGCGGGAGCACGTCGCGGCCGCCGCCGGTGAGAATCCGCAAGCGTTCGTTGAGCCGTTGAGCCAGGTTGGGAATGCTCAAGACCTTCACCCGCGCCGCGGCGAGTTCAATCGCGAGCGGAATGCCGTCCAGGCGACGGCAGATTTCGGCAATAATCGGCGCAGTGTCATCGGTGAGTGCAAACGTAGCGCTGGCGGCTCGCGCGCGTTCGACGAAGAGCGCAACGCCGGTCGGAAGATCGAGCGAGGGCACGTGATACGTCGCCTCTCCGGCGACTCCAACCGCTTGGCGGCTCGATGCCAGCACTTTAACCTTCGGCGCAGCGCGCAAGATCGTGGAGATGACGTGCGCGGCGGGCTCGACGAGATGCTCGCAGTTGTCGAAGATCAGCAGCAGCTCTTTGCCCTTGAGCGCACGCGCGAGATGCTCGACGAGATCACCTTGAGATGGGAGCGTGATGCTCAGCGCAGACGCGACGGTGGTGGGGATGTATTCGCCTTGGCTGAGCGGTGCGAGTTCGACAAACCACACTCCATCGTGGAACTCGTCAATGCGATCGGCTGCAACGTGTAAGGAGAGCCGCGTCTTGCCGACACCGCCCGAGCCGACGAGAGTGACAAACCGATGCCGTTCGATAAGCGCGGAGACCTCGATGATCTCCGCCTCGCGGCCGATGAAGGACGAAACCTGCGCCGGCAGGTTGTTGGAAAGATGTTCGAGCGAACGCAGCGGTGGGAAGTCGCTGATCAGCTCGGGTGCGAGCAGCTGGTAGATGCGTTCGGGCTGCGCGAGGTCTTTGAGCCGGTGCTCGCCCAGATCGCGCAGACTGCACTTCGGCGGCAGCGTATTGGCGAGCAGTTCGGTGCAGGCGCCCGAGAGCAACACCTGACCGCCGTGACCGACGGTGAGTAACCGCGCGACGCGATTGACCGTCGGGCCGAAGTAGTCGCCGTCGCGTTCGTCGGCAATGCCCGCGTGCAGCGCCATGCGCGCACGCAATCCCTCGACTGCGGAGAAATCTTCGTTGGCCAGCGCACGCTGAGCGTCGAGTGCCGCGGCGAGGGCATCGAGCGGCGTTGCGAAGGCCGAGCAAAACGCGTCGCCCATCGTTTTAAAGACGTACGCGCCGCGCGCTTCCAGCGCCGCGCGCACCAGCGCATCGTGGCGCGAAAGCGCCGTGGCCATCGCTTCGCGGTCGCGCTCCCAGCGCACGGTGCTGCCTTCGATATCCGAAAACAGAAAGGTAACCGTGCCTGTCGGACGCGCCGAACCCGGCGGGCCCGAATCGAGCTGGGTCGCCATGGGTTCGCCTTTCGTGTTTGGGGTGTTCCCCACCGCCAAGCAGCATAAGGGCTGCCGCGATCTTCGAGATCGTCGCGGTGTTAGGCGTGGTCTTCCGGCCAACAAACCCTTGAAGCTGTGAACGAGTGCGCCGCTTATGCGGACGATTCGCTTAATATCCGCCGCCCCGACCGCCACGCGTAAGGCTTCGAGCTTCTCTCGGGGTTGCGATATTCTAGAACGTCGGTCGCGCTGAGCATCTCCGCAGTCTAGTCTTCATTTGCATCGGTAGGATCTGCGGTCAACTCCTTGCCGATTCGGGTTCTCAACTTCACGTGGACCGGCCGCGGAATCGTCACGCCGTGCATCACCATTGTTGCCTCGCTGCCGTCGGCATTGAGCGGCTTACGGTCGACCGTTTGCAGCGTACGTTGCACGAGTTCCCCGTAGGTACGCAAGCGGGGAAACGTGTCAAAGTCCCAGGCTGCGCCGCAGCTCAAGCAGCGCCAATCCTGTGCACTTCGAGATCGCGCTGATGGGACTTAGAGCAGCATGCATTAGATGGGTTATGATATCGATCCGATTCTTCGAAAGTGATTCCGCCTTAAAATAGAGCTTGATCGCGTGTTTATCCCCGTTGATGTCTAGCCCCAATTCGGGGTTAACCGCGACCTCGAAAACGCTAGCGGGTGGTGACCACGTGCCACGCGGCGGAGTCGCCCAGGTTAAAGTCTTGCGGCCCCACCAGCCGTTGTAGTTCGTCGCCAAGGCGGTATAGGATGAAATCCGGTTTGCGTGCGCCGACGCAGCAGTGTTCGTGATATGCCTCTTTCCCAGTCCTAGCTGGTGCGCCTCGATGATCGCTTCACGAATGCCTTTGTAAAAATCCGTGGCGGGATCATACGGAGTCGTAACCTGCTCCTTGACAACTTTGGCGGCGGTGGCTTTAGGCGTGCCCGACTTAAGCACAATATCCACGAGGCCTGTTAATGGTAACGTCGGCACTTTATACATCTCCCCACGCCTGATCTGGCGCACGCTGCCCACGATGTCTTCTCATAATGGAGCCGCCAAAATTTTTTGCTGACTTACACAGACTAAGCGTCACCCCTTGTGGTCTTCATGTAAAGACCCCCCCATATATGCCGCGACCGGCAATAATTGGTACGAAAGACCTATCCCATAAGGTCTTTTAGCATTGCCTCCAGAGCGGTCCAATGCCGTTTGTGCGGTACCCGTTTGCCAGCGCGGAATCGCGAGCATGCGGCTAAAGAGAGCCCCGTTACCGCCGCGATTTGACTCAGCGGTACCTCGTCTAACTTGCGCAGGATGTGGAAGTGAAACCACTTCTCGTCACGTCCGTCGTTCGCATAATCGCTGCTCCTCTCGCGGTTGCGGCGGTGGCCTTGTGCAATGGCTCGTCCGCGACGCCGGTTCACCTCAGGGTCTTTGCGTGGATCTTCACCTGCGGCTGTCTGCACGGCGAGAGTAGCACGGGCCACGACGACGATCTTACGAGCATGATCGGCTCGCACGCCGGGAATGCATTTGTCGCAGTGCTTTCGTCTGCGCTTAACGACCGGCTCGTTACACCTCGCGCATGCATTGGGAGTCAGAAGTAGCGGCTCAGGGCGCGGGGTTCCCCACGCCTTCGACGCATATGGTCGTTGAGGTCGCTTTCTGCGCGGTGTAGCAAGGAGTGGAGATGGTGAGCTCGCTGGCGTACGCGTTGCCTGCGAGAGCTTGCGATGGGGTGCAGCGGCTAACGTTACGGCGCTCGGATCGACTCTGCGGAATGCTTGCGCGAGATCGGTTGCGACCGGTGCCATTAGTTGACGCCAACGCGGTAATGTCAGTGCGAGGTCATGCGTCATTGGTGCACGGACGCGGCAAACACCATTGGGCAACTCTACGAAATCGCGCGAGGTCAGTATGCGTTCTTCGAGGAGATCCAGGATGAATGCGTCGACCATTGGCCGCACCGGTTCCATAGCGTCCAATGCGAACGAGTCTCTATTCCGTTGGTCCGCATGAAGAATCCCCAAAGTAGGATCTAAACCCACGCTTAGGAGTGCTAGGCGTGCCTCAGATTTCAGGAGACTGTAGGAATAGTTCAATAGGGAATTTATCGGATTGGTCGCTGCTCTCGGTGCTCCCGTGAGCGTGGACTTCCGTGTTTCGTACCTCGTCCAGCTAACCGGGACTCTGGAAATGTCCCTCGGTCGCAGACGAATCGAGACGTTCGTCCACGAGTTCCAGTAGATCGCGGCACATTTAGCCTCGCAGAGACGTACTTCTTCAATAGTCCGAGCAGTCTCGATCGATGCGTGCATTGCATCGAATCCACTCAAACTCGCGGCCCTAAGACGCACGAGGTTTATTCGTTGGCCCGCGACCTTTTGCTGGACGAGTTTGCGCGCGAGTACGACATCCTGTCCGTTGGCGACGGCCAGCGCCTGGGCGCGACGAATAGGGTATCCGTCGTAGCCGAATGGCGCTGAATGCGTGAGCACATTACCATCGAGGCGAGGTGAATGAGCGAGGCACCCATTGCTCGCAGCCACGCAAGGCTTTCGAGCGTCACGGAACCGGTTTTCCCGAGGAGTACGAGCCTCTCAAGGCCCGAGCCGGCCCGATCGATCTGTATCGACCGTCGATGGTGTCCAATCCCATCTTCCACCACGAGCTTGCCGTAAAGGACGCGCACTGAGATGCCGTAGCCGTCAACCACGAGTACCCCGGCTCGTACTTGCAGCGATGGAAAAGGAAGTGTAAACTTTTGAACTTGCATAGGGAGATCACCCTCCTGATGCGACGCCTCCGGTTCCGCGCCAACGGAGCCGGGGGCACCTAGTGTGTTATTGCGAGGTCGTAAGAGACTCGATATCAGGTAGGTCCGCGAGCCTTACTTGCGGCATCATTGTGAACGTTGATGGTCTTGGCACGCGCGTCATTACGGGCGCCCCGCCAAGCGGACCGTACACAAAACGTGGCGCCCCCCTGCGGCTAGGCTCGCGTGGCTGGCTTTGCCGATCGGCCAGCGATGCGGCCAGGGCGTGGATGCGCAGGGTGCTCGCAGCTATGCTAGGCGCAACCACAGCAGTTAAGTTTAGCGCGCCAGCATCGGGGCTTCGAGATGAGGTTTGGTTCAAGGATGAAATCGTGCTAAAGCGTGACTGATCACTCATGTGGATCGGTAAGGTCACGGGATCGTCGCAGTTGAGATGCTCGTGATCCACCCCGCAGCGATAGAACCGGAGCCGAGGCATTGGGACGGTCCGCTCGCGCCGATCAAAAAATGACCGTTCTTACGGTGGAACCTGACTTCACTTTCCAGAACATGCGCGGCGTGTTTTGCCGAATAGGCCTTCGCCGATCTAATGCCTCTGAAAATGAAGGAGCTCTTTAAAATGACGCAATTGATCTTTTCGAGCAATCCTATCGTGATGTTCGGCGCCCTGCTGCTAATACTGTTACTCGCCATTGAGATTCCGTATCGGTGGGGAAAACGCAACGAGAAGCTCGCAGAAATCGACAAGGGCAACTGGAATACAATTCAAGCGGGAATCATAACGCTAGCAGCCTTCATGTTGGGACTTACATTCGCTC contains the following coding sequences:
- a CDS encoding adenylate/guanylate cyclase domain-containing protein, with protein sequence MATQLDSGPPGSARPTGTVTFLFSDIEGSTVRWERDREAMATALSRHDALVRAALEARGAYVFKTMGDAFCSAFATPLDALAAALDAQRALANEDFSAVEGLRARMALHAGIADERDGDYFGPTVNRVARLLTVGHGGQVLLSGACTELLANTLPPKCSLRDLGEHRLKDLAQPERIYQLLAPELISDFPPLRSLEHLSNNLPAQVSSFIGREAEIIEVSALIERHRFVTLVGSGGVGKTRLSLHVAADRIDEFHDGVWFVELAPLSQGEYIPTTVASALSITLPSQGDLVEHLARALKGKELLLIFDNCEHLVEPAAHVISTILRAAPKVKVLASSRQAVGVAGEATYHVPSLDLPTGVALFVERARAASATFALTDDTAPIIAEICRRLDGIPLAIELAAARVKVLSIPNLAQRLNERLRILTGGGRDVLPRQQTLRALIDWSYDLLTAQEQMLFDRIGIFAGGFSLDAAAAVCSGEDLDEIDILDLVSSLTDKSLVVADTAGQQERYSLLESTRAYALEKLTAAGEHERLARRHAEYFRDPAQEAGERWGTGSTAAWLVSVELELDNYRAVLEWALKDGHDLTLGGAVAGTLYPLWFAGGLTVEGRYWIGLAQAGLDESMHPQVAARLWLALGNISYGERAHDCAQRAVALYQSVGDEKGQARALNSLAHSLYQMGQLEEASDVNARALAAMHSLGHKSGIAHCLNIQAGIQEARGDVAARESFAQALAAYKAYGDEAGAAVVLGNLAELEFSRGRVEEALQLAGEALEIDSRGKHALTLAVDHSNVAAYSIALGDVDRARESAREGLRWARQAQNTFYIAIALQHIGLLLALRGEVNDAARLIGYVNVQFNELRYEREATETWGYEKLMAALHEQLSEAEIGKLAAEGAAWSEDQAAEEALKV